One window from the genome of Oceanisphaera sp. IT1-181 encodes:
- a CDS encoding GIY-YIG nuclease family protein — MTACLANSLPKVLPENIQPEGIQPENTPAPWYLYLVRCVDGSLYAGISLDPERRCMEHNQQRSRASRYVWARRPAHLVWQREVADQPQALKLELRLKRLTKIKKEQLLLQDNGWQALLAQIKPK; from the coding sequence ATGACCGCCTGTTTAGCCAATTCTTTGCCAAAAGTTTTGCCCGAAAACATTCAGCCCGAGGGCATCCAGCCCGAAAACACGCCTGCCCCTTGGTATCTCTACTTAGTGCGCTGCGTTGACGGCAGCCTGTATGCGGGCATCAGCCTAGATCCTGAGCGGCGCTGTATGGAGCACAATCAACAACGCTCGCGGGCGTCACGTTATGTGTGGGCGCGACGGCCAGCGCACTTGGTGTGGCAACGCGAGGTGGCGGACCAACCCCAAGCTCTCAAATTAGAACTGCGGCTTAAACGCCTAACTAAAATAAAAAAAGAACAGTTATTACTGCAAGATAACGGCTGGCAGGCACTGTTGGCACAAATAAAGCCCAAATAA
- a CDS encoding LysE family translocator — protein sequence MDLTLLASVAGFAFAACGTPGPNNMLLTHSATRFGYRPTLKLLLGIMLGLQLLLLFTALGLGQLFLRWPVLQWTLKILGSGYLLWLAWQISRAAPPEADTVETSMNWRQGAVFQLFNPKAWLMAVSAMSGFTLAGEQYWSSAWLVLAVFLAFGIITGHLWTLFGLNLRTWLRSGQDWRRFNQGMALLTAASVVMIWY from the coding sequence ATGGATTTGACCTTACTGGCGTCGGTGGCGGGCTTTGCCTTTGCCGCTTGCGGCACGCCCGGCCCCAATAATATGCTGTTAACCCATTCGGCCACGCGCTTTGGTTATCGACCCACATTGAAGCTGTTATTGGGCATTATGCTGGGCTTACAATTGTTGTTGCTGTTTACCGCGCTCGGCTTAGGCCAGCTATTTTTACGTTGGCCGGTGCTGCAATGGACGCTGAAAATACTCGGCAGTGGTTATTTATTGTGGCTGGCGTGGCAAATTAGCCGTGCCGCGCCGCCGGAGGCTGATACAGTTGAGACCAGCATGAACTGGCGCCAAGGCGCGGTGTTTCAATTGTTTAACCCCAAGGCTTGGCTGATGGCAGTCTCGGCGATGAGCGGCTTTACCTTAGCCGGTGAACAATATTGGTCTTCGGCATGGCTAGTATTGGCAGTATTTTTAGCCTTTGGCATAATTACCGGACATTTATGGACCTTGTTTGGTTTAAATTTGCGCACTTGGTTACGCTCAGGCCAGGATTGGCGACGTTTTAATCAAGGCATGGCATTATTAACCGCCGCCAGCGTAGTCATGATCTGGTATTAA
- a CDS encoding TIGR02444 family protein: protein MSIPSAEQFWQFSEQHYARSGVAEACLQLQDDHDANVNLLLLLVMLEERGLTLDPTHFLPILRQRSGLFNQWRPLRRQLKAKLCTDDYLALLRHELELECWQQQELIQVLGQIPLSTNGGSGLIAYLSLLQVPDAPLWQLKLAA from the coding sequence ATGAGCATTCCGAGCGCCGAGCAATTTTGGCAGTTTAGCGAGCAACATTATGCGCGCTCCGGCGTGGCTGAAGCGTGCTTGCAACTGCAAGATGACCATGATGCCAACGTGAATTTATTATTGCTGCTGGTGATGTTGGAGGAGCGCGGCTTGACCTTAGATCCTACTCATTTCTTGCCGATACTACGCCAGCGATCGGGATTATTTAACCAGTGGCGGCCACTGCGCCGCCAACTTAAAGCTAAGCTCTGCACCGATGATTATTTAGCCTTATTGCGCCATGAATTAGAGCTGGAGTGCTGGCAACAACAAGAGCTTATACAAGTGCTCGGCCAAATACCGCTCAGCACAAACGGCGGCAGCGGTTTGATTGCCTACTTAAGCTTATTACAGGTGCCTGATGCACCGCTCTGGCAACTTAAGTTAGCTGCATAA
- a CDS encoding ABC transporter ATP-binding protein, protein MITLSQIELLRGGRPLLKDTSATIHTGKKVGLVGKNGCGKSTLFSLFKGELSLDSGQFYLPADWQLASVAQETPALECSALDYVIDGDQEYRRLCSELEKAEERGDGIAIAELHGKLDTHGGYHIHARAAELLHGLGFANDTQSRPVSAFSGGWRMRLNLAQALICRSDLLLLDEPTNHLDLDAVIWLERWLKSYPGTLILISHDRDFLDAVVNRVIHIDNQQLNEYTGNYSDFERLRAEQLALQQSMFAKQQRELTHMQEYVDRFRYKASKAKQAQSRLKAMERMERILPAHADSPFNFKFLAPSSLPIPLITMEKLSAGYGDKVILSNIKLNLVPGSRIGLLGRNGAGKSTLIKLLSGELTPLSGKLVANSGIALGYFAQHQLESLDLNESALTHLGRLDPKATEQSLRDYLGGFDFKGDKVKEPVGPFSGGEKARLVLALIVYQKPNLLLMDEPTNHLDLDMREALTMALQFFEGAMVIVSHDRHLLRATTDEFYLVDGGKVEPFDGDLEDYHQWLVNQDKAEQPESTPTLGEHSANNRKAEKRRQAELRQLTQPMRKAITKLEQQMESAQQQLTDIETAMADPELYSSEQKTKLQQLLQAQAPLQQQLAAAEAQWLELQEQLEALEAESE, encoded by the coding sequence ATGATCACCCTCAGCCAGATTGAACTACTCAGGGGCGGACGCCCTCTGTTAAAAGACACCAGCGCCACCATTCACACCGGCAAAAAAGTGGGACTGGTAGGAAAAAATGGCTGTGGTAAGTCCACCTTGTTTTCCTTATTTAAAGGCGAGCTGAGCTTAGACAGCGGCCAGTTTTATTTACCTGCCGATTGGCAACTGGCCAGCGTGGCCCAAGAAACCCCAGCGCTCGAATGCTCGGCTCTGGATTATGTGATTGACGGTGACCAAGAATATCGCCGTTTGTGCAGCGAGCTAGAAAAGGCTGAAGAGCGCGGAGACGGCATCGCCATTGCCGAATTGCATGGCAAACTCGACACCCACGGCGGTTATCATATTCATGCTCGCGCCGCCGAATTACTGCACGGTTTAGGCTTTGCCAACGACACTCAAAGTCGCCCTGTGAGTGCTTTTTCTGGCGGTTGGCGGATGCGCCTTAACTTGGCCCAAGCGCTGATTTGTCGCTCCGATTTATTGCTGCTCGATGAACCCACTAACCACTTAGACTTAGACGCGGTGATTTGGCTGGAGCGCTGGCTAAAAAGCTACCCTGGCACCTTGATCCTGATCTCTCACGACCGCGACTTTCTCGATGCGGTGGTGAATCGAGTGATCCACATCGATAATCAGCAGCTCAATGAATACACAGGCAACTACTCGGACTTTGAACGCTTGCGCGCCGAGCAGTTGGCTTTGCAACAATCGATGTTTGCCAAGCAGCAGCGTGAGCTGACCCATATGCAAGAATACGTGGACCGCTTTCGCTACAAGGCCAGTAAGGCTAAGCAAGCTCAGAGCCGCTTAAAAGCCATGGAACGTATGGAGCGCATTTTGCCGGCCCACGCCGACTCGCCGTTTAACTTTAAGTTTCTTGCTCCCAGTAGCTTGCCCATACCCTTGATCACCATGGAGAAATTGTCTGCCGGTTACGGGGACAAGGTAATTTTGTCGAACATTAAGCTCAACCTGGTACCGGGCTCGCGCATTGGCTTACTGGGTCGTAACGGTGCCGGTAAATCGACGCTGATCAAGCTGTTATCCGGCGAGTTAACGCCCTTATCCGGTAAGTTAGTGGCCAATAGCGGCATCGCCTTGGGCTACTTTGCTCAGCATCAATTGGAAAGCTTGGATCTTAACGAGTCGGCACTCACCCATTTAGGACGCCTAGATCCCAAAGCCACCGAGCAAAGCCTGCGCGATTATCTCGGCGGCTTTGATTTTAAAGGCGATAAGGTAAAAGAGCCGGTGGGTCCGTTTTCTGGTGGTGAAAAAGCACGCTTAGTATTGGCGTTAATCGTCTATCAAAAGCCCAACTTACTGTTAATGGATGAACCTACTAACCACTTAGACTTGGATATGCGTGAAGCGCTCACCATGGCTTTGCAGTTTTTCGAAGGCGCCATGGTGATTGTGTCCCACGACCGCCATTTATTACGTGCCACCACAGATGAGTTTTATTTGGTGGATGGCGGCAAGGTGGAGCCCTTTGACGGTGACTTAGAAGATTATCACCAGTGGTTAGTCAATCAAGATAAAGCCGAGCAGCCTGAGAGCACGCCCACGTTAGGCGAGCACTCGGCCAATAATCGCAAAGCCGAAAAACGTCGCCAAGCAGAATTGCGCCAACTCACACAACCGATGCGCAAAGCCATTACTAAGCTTGAGCAGCAGATGGAGTCGGCCCAGCAACAATTAACCGATATTGAAACCGCCATGGCGGATCCTGAGCTATACAGCAGCGAGCAAAAGACTAAGCTGCAGCAATTGCTGCAAGCCCAAGCGCCTCTGCAACAGCAATTAGCCGCTGCTGAAGCCCAGTGGCTAGAGTTACAAGAACAGCTGGAAGCCCTAGAAGCCGAAAGCGAGTAG
- a CDS encoding 23S rRNA (adenine(2030)-N(6))-methyltransferase RlmJ, which produces MLSYRHAFHAGNHADVLKHAVQSLILESLTVKDKGFSYIDTHSGAGGYALDHEWTQKKSEYLTGIAPLWQAREQWPELAGYFAAIDAMNGDMNTDDALDFYPGSPKVAEYFKRPQDSMTLMELHNNEVELLRENMAPQGRRSRDHYSARSKGPTIHHQDGFAGLIGLLPPTLKRGLVLIDPPYELKEDYQTVVETMAQAHKRWPIGIYAIWYPLLAKDVDRSGALKTALANSGFKDILCAELSVSEQAQDFGMYGSGMIVLNPPWKLDEQLKQLLPRLAETLGQATLEQELATKHAAAWNLEWLKKAD; this is translated from the coding sequence ATGCTCAGTTATCGTCATGCTTTTCATGCAGGCAATCATGCGGATGTGCTTAAACACGCGGTACAGTCTTTGATCTTAGAGTCGTTAACCGTTAAGGATAAAGGCTTTAGCTATATCGATACCCACTCAGGTGCCGGTGGTTATGCATTGGATCATGAGTGGACGCAAAAGAAGTCGGAATACCTGACCGGTATCGCGCCTTTATGGCAAGCCCGTGAGCAGTGGCCAGAACTGGCCGGCTACTTTGCCGCCATTGATGCGATGAATGGCGACATGAATACAGATGACGCTTTAGACTTCTATCCCGGCTCACCTAAAGTTGCCGAGTACTTTAAGCGCCCCCAAGACAGCATGACGCTGATGGAGCTGCACAATAATGAAGTAGAGCTATTGCGTGAGAATATGGCGCCCCAAGGCCGGCGCTCAAGGGACCACTATTCTGCGAGAAGCAAGGGCCCGACCATTCACCATCAAGATGGTTTTGCCGGCTTAATTGGTCTGTTGCCGCCCACGCTTAAACGCGGCTTGGTTTTAATTGACCCGCCTTATGAGCTCAAAGAAGATTATCAGACCGTAGTAGAGACCATGGCCCAAGCGCATAAGCGCTGGCCGATTGGCATCTATGCCATCTGGTATCCGCTATTGGCCAAAGACGTAGACCGCAGTGGCGCACTCAAAACCGCCTTAGCCAACAGCGGCTTTAAGGACATTCTGTGTGCCGAGTTAAGCGTAAGCGAGCAAGCCCAAGACTTTGGCATGTATGGCTCCGGCATGATTGTCTTAAATCCACCGTGGAAGCTAGATGAACAGCTTAAGCAGTTGCTACCAAGGCTGGCTGAAACCTTAGGCCAAGCTACATTAGAGCAAGAGCTAGCAACAAAACATGCTGCAGCGTGGAATTTAGAGTGGCTAAAAAAAGCGGATTAA
- a CDS encoding peptidylprolyl isomerase: protein MSISENSVVTLDFTVTNIDGEVLDTTEDKQPLEYLHGTGYLVSGLEAVLEGKVVGEDFDVTLSPEQAYGERDDSLIQSVPGELFDGMEVSEGDTFVAETDDGHRPVTIIEVSEESVTVDGNHPLAGMTLTFKGVVRDIRVATEEELEHGHVHGEHDHDHDDHEHSDGCCGHQH from the coding sequence ATGAGCATTTCTGAAAACAGCGTAGTAACCCTCGATTTCACCGTGACCAACATTGACGGTGAGGTCTTAGATACCACAGAAGACAAGCAGCCGTTAGAGTATTTGCACGGTACCGGTTATTTAGTATCGGGCTTAGAAGCCGTGCTGGAAGGCAAGGTCGTGGGTGAAGACTTCGACGTAACCTTAAGCCCTGAACAGGCTTACGGCGAGCGCGACGACAGCTTGATCCAGTCGGTACCCGGTGAGCTGTTTGATGGCATGGAAGTATCTGAAGGCGATACTTTTGTGGCTGAGACCGACGATGGCCATCGCCCCGTGACCATTATCGAAGTGTCTGAAGAGTCAGTCACCGTAGACGGCAACCACCCCTTAGCCGGCATGACGCTGACCTTTAAAGGCGTGGTGCGTGACATACGTGTGGCTACCGAAGAAGAGCTTGAGCATGGCCATGTGCACGGCGAACATGATCACGACCATGATGATCACGAGCATTCAGACGGCTGCTGCGGCCACCAGCACTAA
- a CDS encoding protein-disulfide reductase DsbD domain-containing protein: MSVLISTLKLKKKNYTHLFLLSLLSTSLAPSLAHAGLLDWLGINDKAASNHSDFLTAEQAFILSSSQTSDSLKLSFDIAPGYYLYRHQLTIEPKLATFGDWQLPAGEPHEDEYFGKSQVYKQSFSLNLPLLHVAEQAYVTVQYQGCTTDLCYAPQIVQVPLSPQAL; the protein is encoded by the coding sequence ATGTCTGTGCTTATTTCTACTCTCAAGCTCAAGAAAAAAAATTATACTCATTTGTTTTTGTTAAGCTTATTGAGCACTTCGCTGGCTCCGAGCTTAGCCCACGCGGGCCTGTTAGATTGGCTAGGCATTAACGATAAAGCCGCCAGTAACCACAGCGACTTTTTAACCGCCGAACAAGCTTTTATATTGAGCTCAAGCCAAACGTCGGACTCACTTAAGCTGAGCTTTGATATAGCGCCTGGCTATTATCTCTATCGCCACCAGCTCACCATTGAACCTAAACTGGCTACATTCGGGGACTGGCAGTTGCCCGCAGGCGAGCCCCATGAGGATGAATATTTTGGCAAGAGCCAAGTATATAAACAGTCTTTTAGTTTGAACTTGCCTTTGCTGCACGTAGCGGAGCAGGCGTACGTGACGGTGCAATATCAAGGCTGCACCACAGATCTCTGCTATGCGCCACAAATCGTGCAAGTGCCACTGAGCCCACAGGCTTTATGA
- a CDS encoding SlyX family protein: MTNDILARLEQLETRLAFQDDTIEQLNQEITAQGALSARLQAQLSMMAQRLKDLQPSNIGSQADEPPPPHY, encoded by the coding sequence ATGACTAACGATATCCTAGCGCGCTTAGAGCAACTGGAAACACGACTCGCGTTTCAAGATGACACCATAGAGCAGCTCAACCAAGAGATCACCGCCCAAGGCGCCCTGAGCGCACGTCTGCAGGCCCAACTCAGCATGATGGCGCAGCGGCTTAAAGACCTGCAGCCCAGCAATATTGGCAGCCAAGCAGATGAGCCACCGCCGCCGCATTATTGA
- a CDS encoding FxsA family protein codes for MGKVFLLFVAATLLEIFVFIEVGSAIGAMSTIVLILLSAIVGLSLVRIQGFQTLMEAQRKVSLGEPPAREMLSGIMLALSGILLVLPGFVSDMLGLLLLLPPVREALVARLLSKVQMQTRQQGQTFSGEFHHTDGGEQQARLDEFLKSHQGHAQQDDDQGNAKPNNAQPNKQDSGTTFEGDFERKDDK; via the coding sequence GTGGGTAAGGTTTTTCTATTGTTCGTGGCAGCAACGCTGTTAGAAATATTCGTATTTATCGAAGTGGGCTCAGCTATAGGGGCGATGAGCACCATAGTGTTAATTTTACTCAGTGCCATAGTGGGCTTGAGCTTGGTGCGGATCCAAGGGTTTCAAACGCTAATGGAGGCGCAGCGTAAAGTTAGCTTAGGTGAGCCACCGGCCCGTGAAATGCTCAGTGGTATTATGCTGGCACTCAGTGGCATCTTGTTGGTGTTGCCGGGTTTTGTGTCGGATATGCTGGGCTTGTTGCTGTTACTGCCGCCGGTGCGCGAAGCGCTAGTGGCGCGTTTACTAAGCAAGGTGCAAATGCAGACTCGCCAGCAGGGACAGACTTTTAGTGGTGAATTTCATCACACCGATGGCGGCGAACAGCAAGCGCGATTGGATGAGTTCCTTAAGTCTCACCAAGGCCATGCTCAGCAAGACGATGACCAAGGTAACGCTAAACCAAATAACGCTCAGCCAAATAAGCAGGACTCTGGTACCACCTTCGAAGGTGACTTTGAGCGCAAAGACGATAAGTAA
- a CDS encoding hydrolase, translating to MIHPSKFHPPWWARNPHSQTILAKVLHRTRINYRKERLELPDGDFVDLAWGLSVQHDNKPLVVLFHGLEGNIESHYIQGMMAALHQQGWQAVLMHFRGCSGEPNRYLQAYHSGAIEDPHYVLDLLRQRYPERPIAAIGYSLGGNMLVNYLAKHPRNTLCAAVVISAPLQLSAAADRIDSGLSRGYQHYLLKRMLFNWQQRLQRHPQHQSQVKAYQVKSLRQFDDKITAPTHGFHDAEDYYQRCSGLYLLDKISTPTLIIHAADDPFMDDSVIPDASDLAPAITYELSRSGGHVGFIHGTPWAPLYWLEYRVPHWLAQQWPPYLENA from the coding sequence ATGATCCATCCCAGCAAATTTCACCCTCCTTGGTGGGCCCGTAACCCCCATAGCCAAACCATATTAGCCAAAGTATTGCATCGCACGCGCATCAACTACCGCAAAGAGCGCCTTGAACTGCCCGACGGCGACTTTGTAGACTTGGCGTGGGGCTTGTCTGTGCAACATGATAACAAGCCGCTAGTGGTGTTATTTCACGGGTTAGAAGGCAATATTGAATCCCATTATATTCAAGGCATGATGGCCGCCCTGCACCAACAAGGCTGGCAGGCGGTGCTTATGCACTTTAGAGGATGTAGCGGCGAGCCCAATCGCTATTTGCAGGCGTATCATTCCGGCGCCATTGAAGATCCGCATTATGTGTTGGACTTATTACGCCAGCGCTACCCCGAGCGCCCCATTGCCGCCATTGGCTATTCGTTGGGCGGCAATATGCTGGTCAATTATTTAGCTAAGCATCCGCGTAATACTTTATGTGCGGCCGTGGTTATTTCAGCGCCACTGCAACTCTCGGCCGCTGCGGATCGTATAGACTCAGGCTTGTCTCGGGGTTATCAGCACTATTTACTTAAGCGCATGCTGTTTAATTGGCAGCAACGGCTGCAGCGTCATCCGCAGCACCAAAGCCAAGTTAAGGCTTACCAGGTCAAGAGCCTGCGCCAATTTGATGATAAAATCACGGCCCCCACTCATGGCTTTCATGATGCAGAGGATTATTATCAGCGTTGCTCCGGTCTGTATTTATTAGATAAAATCAGCACCCCGACCTTGATCATACACGCGGCGGACGATCCCTTTATGGATGACAGCGTGATCCCCGATGCCAGCGACTTAGCCCCCGCCATCACCTATGAGTTAAGCCGCAGTGGCGGCCATGTGGGTTTTATACATGGCACCCCTTGGGCACCGCTTTATTGGTTAGAATACAGAGTGCCGCACTGGTTGGCACAGCAATGGCCGCCCTACTTGGAGAACGCATGA
- a CDS encoding 1-acyl-sn-glycerol-3-phosphate acyltransferase, protein MVSDTDLFKDIRPYRDDEVEGAIQRLIHDDEFVGAIAKYRFSTLSGIGGPVIKALIRLYLSWRWRKLKSVRHIQLEVASYMEKMIARTTSGVTYSGLEQLDPSKGYVFISNHRDIAMDPAFVNWGLHSHGLDTVRIAIGDNLLRKPCAAELMKLNKSFVVKRSVKGPREMMKAFSELSAYVRHSIDEQQSVWIAQKEGRAKDGFDKTDPAILKMFYMEGKREKIPFSDYIKTLNLVPVSISYEYDPGDQAKARELYAKAAQGAYEKREFEDVESIVQGIVGQKGRVHVAFGQPVQGDFETADQLADAIDKQIYANYHLFPSNLAAAGDTAAAQQTADNGKAVQLFEQHMAQIPAELKALVLAMYAQPVFNKNKVS, encoded by the coding sequence ATGGTTTCTGACACTGATTTATTTAAAGACATTCGCCCCTATCGGGATGACGAAGTCGAAGGCGCGATTCAGCGCCTGATCCACGACGATGAGTTTGTGGGTGCCATTGCTAAATACCGTTTTTCGACGTTGTCCGGTATTGGCGGCCCTGTTATCAAGGCTTTGATCCGTCTGTATTTGAGCTGGCGCTGGCGTAAGCTCAAGAGTGTGCGCCACATTCAGCTCGAAGTGGCCAGCTACATGGAAAAAATGATTGCCCGTACCACCTCAGGCGTCACCTATTCTGGACTGGAGCAATTAGATCCCAGCAAAGGCTATGTGTTTATCTCTAATCACAGAGATATTGCCATGGATCCTGCGTTTGTGAACTGGGGTCTGCACAGTCACGGGTTGGATACGGTACGCATCGCCATTGGTGATAACTTATTGCGCAAGCCCTGTGCCGCGGAGCTGATGAAGCTGAATAAAAGCTTCGTGGTAAAACGCTCAGTTAAAGGGCCACGGGAAATGATGAAGGCCTTTAGCGAGCTGTCGGCGTATGTTCGCCACTCCATTGATGAGCAACAATCAGTCTGGATTGCCCAAAAAGAAGGGCGTGCTAAAGACGGTTTTGATAAAACTGATCCGGCTATTCTCAAGATGTTTTACATGGAAGGTAAGCGGGAAAAAATCCCCTTTAGCGATTACATCAAAACCTTGAATCTGGTGCCGGTGTCGATTTCTTATGAGTATGATCCGGGCGATCAGGCCAAGGCGCGCGAGCTGTATGCCAAGGCTGCGCAGGGCGCTTATGAGAAACGCGAATTTGAAGACGTAGAGAGCATAGTACAGGGCATCGTCGGTCAAAAAGGCCGAGTACACGTGGCCTTTGGTCAGCCGGTGCAAGGAGACTTTGAGACGGCGGATCAACTCGCAGACGCCATAGATAAGCAGATTTACGCTAACTATCATTTGTTTCCGAGCAACTTAGCGGCAGCTGGTGATACGGCCGCCGCCCAGCAAACTGCGGACAATGGCAAAGCGGTACAGCTGTTTGAGCAACATATGGCACAAATACCCGCCGAGTTAAAAGCCTTGGTCTTGGCCATGTATGCGCAGCCGGTCTTTAATAAAAACAAAGTGTCATAG
- a CDS encoding YheV family putative zinc ribbon protein has protein sequence MVTRRKKRFIAGAACPKCQEIDTMMLYLEQGVEKVECVSCGHTQSQTAEQVAKAGQGEVIGLFKPD, from the coding sequence ATGGTAACCCGTCGTAAAAAACGTTTTATAGCTGGAGCTGCGTGCCCCAAGTGTCAGGAAATAGATACCATGATGCTGTATCTGGAGCAGGGTGTCGAGAAAGTCGAATGCGTGAGCTGCGGCCACACTCAAAGCCAGACCGCCGAGCAAGTCGCCAAGGCTGGCCAAGGTGAGGTAATCGGACTTTTTAAGCCGGATTAA
- a CDS encoding YheU family protein: MIIPFTDLSSETLDNLIEQFVLQEGTEYGEHDISLSEKVIQVKQQLKVGEAVIVYSELHESVNIVPAAQLRNKP; this comes from the coding sequence ATGATTATTCCTTTTACTGACTTAAGCAGCGAAACGCTAGATAACTTAATCGAACAATTTGTGCTGCAAGAAGGCACTGAATATGGCGAACATGACATCTCGTTATCAGAGAAAGTAATTCAAGTTAAACAACAACTTAAAGTAGGCGAAGCGGTCATAGTCTACAGTGAATTACACGAGAGTGTGAACATAGTGCCGGCGGCTCAACTGCGTAACAAGCCTTGA
- a CDS encoding class I SAM-dependent methyltransferase: MYNQSDFNIDDEMIDELRDLGYELNDYSLSDSDFRDLDFDGYSTEDSGMILDVPYVPSDEKIVHSLLDLAEVTNKDTLYDLGCGDGRILVAAALERNAHGVGIDIDPMRINEAIEYAGHTGVEHLVHFAEADLMEVDISAATVVTLYLLDIVNIKLRPRLLDELQPGTRVVSHAFNMGDWKPDQQQRCGSINLYKWIIPAKVAGSWEWQTSKGETYRVELKQKYQEVTGKAWLNGEVAQLKSALLSGDLLELIVQTECARPVSFLMRCEPKQLVAAEGNLQATPALKAPKR, from the coding sequence TTGTATAACCAATCAGACTTTAATATTGATGATGAGATGATCGATGAGCTTAGAGACTTAGGCTATGAACTTAATGATTATTCCCTGTCAGACTCAGACTTTAGAGATCTCGATTTTGACGGTTACTCTACAGAAGACTCCGGCATGATCCTCGATGTGCCTTATGTACCCTCCGATGAAAAAATAGTGCATAGCCTGCTCGATTTAGCCGAAGTCACCAACAAAGACACCTTGTACGATCTGGGCTGTGGCGATGGTCGCATCTTGGTGGCCGCGGCGTTAGAGCGCAATGCTCACGGTGTGGGGATTGATATAGACCCCATGCGCATCAATGAGGCCATTGAATACGCAGGCCACACTGGCGTTGAGCATTTAGTGCACTTCGCTGAAGCGGACTTAATGGAAGTGGATATCAGTGCGGCTACCGTCGTCACACTTTATCTGCTTGATATCGTGAATATTAAGCTGCGCCCACGCTTGCTTGATGAATTGCAACCTGGCACGCGTGTTGTTTCCCATGCCTTTAATATGGGAGATTGGAAGCCAGATCAGCAGCAACGCTGTGGCAGCATCAACCTCTATAAATGGATTATTCCCGCTAAAGTAGCCGGCAGCTGGGAGTGGCAAACCAGCAAAGGTGAAACCTATCGTGTTGAACTAAAGCAAAAATACCAAGAAGTCACCGGCAAGGCTTGGCTGAACGGCGAAGTAGCCCAGTTAAAAAGTGCCTTACTCAGTGGCGACTTACTGGAACTGATCGTGCAAACAGAGTGCGCCCGCCCGGTCAGCTTTTTAATGCGTTGCGAGCCCAAGCAATTAGTGGCCGCTGAAGGCAATTTACAAGCCACGCCCGCGTTAAAAGCCCCCAAGCGCTAG